The following are encoded together in the Mycolicibacterium arabiense genome:
- a CDS encoding HAD-IIA family hydrolase gives MSTTPQCWLTDMDGVLVREEHALPGAAEFLQALTDRQRPFLVLTNNSIFTPRDLAARLARSGLIVPEESIWTSALATAAFLHDQLPGGSAYVIGEAGLTTALHHVGYTLTDVGPDFVVLGETRTYSFEAITKAIRLILGGARFIATNPDVSGPSAEGPLPATGSVAALITKATGREPYFVGKPNPMMFRSAMNRIEAHSEGTVMIGDRMDTDVVAGIEAGLETILVLTGSTTRDDIERYPFRPSRVFDSIADVIDLV, from the coding sequence ATGAGCACCACACCGCAGTGCTGGCTGACCGACATGGATGGCGTTCTGGTCCGGGAGGAGCACGCCCTGCCCGGAGCCGCCGAGTTCCTGCAGGCGCTCACCGACCGGCAGCGGCCCTTCCTGGTACTCACCAACAACTCGATCTTCACCCCGCGTGACCTGGCTGCGCGGTTGGCTCGGTCGGGGCTGATCGTGCCCGAGGAGTCGATCTGGACCTCGGCGCTGGCGACGGCGGCGTTCCTGCACGACCAATTGCCGGGCGGCTCGGCGTACGTGATCGGCGAGGCGGGCCTGACCACGGCGCTGCACCACGTCGGGTACACGCTGACCGACGTCGGCCCGGACTTCGTCGTGCTGGGGGAAACGCGCACGTACTCGTTCGAGGCCATCACCAAGGCGATCCGCCTGATCCTGGGCGGGGCGCGCTTCATCGCCACGAACCCCGACGTGAGCGGACCGTCGGCGGAGGGGCCGCTGCCCGCCACGGGCTCGGTCGCCGCGCTCATCACCAAGGCCACGGGCCGGGAGCCGTACTTCGTCGGCAAGCCGAACCCGATGATGTTCCGTAGCGCGATGAACCGCATCGAGGCCCATTCCGAGGGCACCGTGATGATCGGCGACCGAATGGACACCGACGTCGTCGCGGGCATCGAGGCAGGCCTGGAGACCATCCTGGTGCTCACCGGCTCTACGACGCGCGACGACATCGAGCGCTATCCGTTCCGGCCCAGCCGAGTGTTCGACTCCATCGCCGACGTGATCGACCTCGTCTGA
- a CDS encoding SDR family NAD(P)-dependent oxidoreductase, producing MTDAPVAVVTGASRGAGLGIATALLRCGWQVYVTGRTITDPGDGRIAVPVDHRDDAQVEALFARVQRDAGALHLLVNNAAAIDDQLTGAKPFWDKPLHLVDVLDVGLRSAYVASWYAAPLLVRGGHGLIAFTSSPGAVCYMHGPAYGAQKAGVDKLAADMAVDFAGTGVATASIWMGILLTEKFRRAFDGHPDALARTAEHAETPEFTGYVIDALYRDPELPDLSGRTHIGAELAARYDITDEGGRWPPSHREAFGAPRVPHPAVIR from the coding sequence GTGACCGACGCGCCCGTCGCCGTGGTCACCGGCGCCAGCCGTGGTGCCGGGCTCGGCATCGCGACCGCGCTGCTGCGGTGCGGCTGGCAGGTCTACGTCACGGGGCGCACGATCACCGATCCCGGCGACGGGCGCATCGCCGTGCCGGTCGACCACCGCGACGACGCGCAGGTCGAAGCCCTGTTCGCGCGCGTGCAGCGGGACGCCGGTGCGCTGCACCTGCTGGTGAACAACGCCGCCGCGATCGACGACCAGCTGACCGGTGCGAAGCCGTTCTGGGACAAGCCTCTTCACCTCGTCGACGTCCTCGACGTGGGCCTGAGGTCGGCGTACGTCGCGTCCTGGTACGCGGCACCGCTGCTGGTGCGCGGCGGACACGGTCTGATCGCGTTCACCTCGTCACCCGGGGCGGTCTGCTACATGCACGGGCCCGCATACGGGGCGCAGAAGGCCGGCGTCGACAAGCTGGCCGCCGACATGGCTGTCGACTTCGCCGGGACGGGCGTCGCCACCGCGTCGATCTGGATGGGCATCCTGCTCACCGAGAAGTTCCGCCGCGCCTTCGACGGGCATCCCGACGCGCTGGCCCGCACCGCCGAACACGCCGAGACACCGGAGTTCACCGGCTACGTGATCGACGCGCTCTACCGCGACCCCGAACTGCCCGACCTCAGTGGCCGCACCCACATCGGCGCCGAACTGGCCGCGCGCTACGACATCACCGACGAGGGTGGCCGCTGGCCGCCGTCGCATCGGGAGGCATTCGGCGCGCCGCGGGTTCCGCATCCGGCAGTCATCCGCTGA
- a CDS encoding DUF2469 domain-containing protein, translated as MSAEDLEKYETEMELSLYREYKDIVGQFSYVVETERRFYLANSVEMVPRNADGEVYFELRLADAWVWDMYRPARFVKQVRVITFKDVNIEEVEKPELRLPE; from the coding sequence ATGAGTGCCGAAGATCTCGAGAAGTACGAAACCGAGATGGAACTCTCGCTGTACCGCGAATACAAGGACATCGTGGGGCAGTTCAGCTACGTCGTGGAGACGGAGCGCCGGTTCTACCTGGCCAACAGCGTCGAGATGGTGCCGCGCAACGCAGACGGCGAGGTCTACTTCGAACTCCGTCTCGCCGACGCCTGGGTCTGGGACATGTACCGGCCCGCACGGTTCGTCAAGCAGGTACGCGTGATCACCTTCAAGGACGTCAACATCGAAGAAGTCGAGAAGCCGGAGCTGAGGCTTCCCGAGTGA
- a CDS encoding ribonuclease HII: MALTWPPRTVIRKSAGLRTLESALYRGGLGPVAGVDEVGRGACAGPLVVAACVLGPNRLESLAALDDSKKLTERERERLFPLIRRYALAYHVVFIPSTEVDRRGVHVANIEGMRRAIAGLPLRPGYVLSDGFRVPGLPMPSLPVIGGDAAAACIAAASVLAKVSRDRLMVEMEKTHPGYGFAVHKGYCTSTHTAALAELGPCSEHRYSFVNVRRAGSWGERSDGEDLGLNEVTVRGGDLEWDGVGLESLPDEEPTQRTEWG; the protein is encoded by the coding sequence GTGGCTCTGACCTGGCCCCCGCGCACCGTGATCCGCAAGTCCGCGGGTCTGCGCACACTCGAATCAGCGCTCTATCGAGGCGGTCTCGGCCCGGTGGCCGGTGTCGACGAGGTCGGACGCGGTGCCTGCGCAGGGCCCCTGGTCGTCGCCGCCTGCGTGCTCGGACCCAACCGGCTCGAGAGCCTCGCGGCACTCGACGACTCGAAGAAGCTCACCGAACGGGAGCGCGAACGGCTGTTCCCGCTGATCCGCAGGTATGCGCTGGCCTATCACGTCGTCTTCATCCCCTCGACCGAGGTGGACCGGCGCGGCGTGCACGTCGCCAACATCGAGGGCATGCGGCGGGCGATCGCGGGGTTGCCGCTGCGACCGGGCTACGTGCTGAGCGACGGCTTCCGGGTTCCCGGCCTGCCCATGCCATCGCTTCCGGTGATCGGCGGCGACGCGGCGGCCGCCTGCATCGCCGCGGCCAGCGTGCTGGCCAAGGTGAGTCGTGACCGGCTGATGGTCGAGATGGAGAAGACCCACCCCGGTTACGGTTTCGCCGTCCACAAGGGGTACTGCACGTCCACCCACACCGCGGCACTGGCCGAGCTGGGGCCGTGCAGCGAGCACCGGTACTCGTTCGTGAACGTGCGCCGGGCGGGTTCCTGGGGCGAGCGCAGCGACGGGGAGGATCTTGGCCTCAACGAGGTCACGGTGCGCGGCGGCGACCTGGAATGGGACGGCGTCGGGCTCGAATCCCTGCCCGACGAGGAGCCGACGCAGCGCACGGAATGGGGCTGA
- the lepB gene encoding signal peptidase I, translated as MEADPPKKKRGALREAAILLTIAIVLYYVMLTFVARPYLIPSESMEPTLHGCPGCVGDRIMVDKVTYRFGEPEPGDVIVFKGPPAWNVGYKSIRSDNPALRWVQNTLSVVGFVPPDENDLVKRIIATGGQTVECRAATGLTVDGKKLVEPYLDPNTMMADPAIYPCLGNEFGPVTVPDGRLWVMGDNRTHSADSRAHCTNLPADAQRGLLCTGDPMAGTVPVDNVIGKARFIAWPPGRWGGVSSVNPQTSQ; from the coding sequence GTGGAAGCCGATCCGCCGAAGAAGAAGCGCGGCGCTCTGCGCGAAGCGGCAATCCTCCTGACGATCGCGATCGTCCTGTACTACGTGATGCTCACGTTCGTCGCGCGGCCGTACCTGATTCCGTCCGAGTCGATGGAACCGACGCTGCACGGCTGCCCGGGATGCGTCGGCGACCGCATCATGGTCGACAAGGTCACCTACCGCTTCGGCGAACCCGAGCCGGGTGACGTCATCGTGTTCAAGGGCCCGCCCGCGTGGAACGTCGGCTACAAGTCGATCCGCTCCGACAACCCGGCGCTGCGCTGGGTACAGAACACGCTGTCCGTGGTCGGCTTCGTGCCGCCGGACGAGAACGATCTAGTCAAGCGCATCATTGCCACCGGCGGTCAAACCGTCGAGTGCCGCGCGGCGACCGGTCTGACGGTCGACGGCAAGAAGCTCGTCGAGCCGTACCTCGATCCGAACACGATGATGGCCGATCCCGCCATCTACCCCTGCCTCGGCAACGAGTTCGGACCGGTGACGGTGCCCGACGGCCGGCTCTGGGTGATGGGCGACAACCGGACCCACTCCGCCGACTCGCGCGCGCACTGCACGAACCTGCCCGCCGACGCCCAGCGCGGCCTGCTCTGCACGGGCGATCCGATGGCGGGCACGGTTCCGGTGGACAACGTCATCGGCAAGGCGCGGTTCATCGCCTGGCCTCCTGGCCGCTGGGGCGGCGTGTCCAGCGTGAATCCGCAGACCTCGCAGTAA
- the rplS gene encoding 50S ribosomal protein L19 — MNTLDFVDQTSLRDDIPTFGPGDTLNVHVKVIEGSKERVQVFKGVVLRRQGGGVRETFTVRKESYGVGVERTFPVHSPNIDHIDVVTRGDVRRAKLYYLRELRGKKAKIKEKR, encoded by the coding sequence ATGAACACGCTGGACTTCGTCGACCAGACGTCGCTACGCGACGACATCCCGACCTTCGGCCCCGGTGACACTCTCAACGTGCACGTCAAGGTCATCGAAGGCTCCAAGGAGCGCGTGCAGGTGTTCAAGGGCGTCGTGCTCCGCCGCCAGGGCGGCGGCGTGCGCGAGACCTTCACCGTGCGCAAGGAGAGCTACGGCGTCGGCGTCGAGCGCACCTTCCCGGTGCACTCGCCCAACATCGACCACATCGACGTCGTCACCCGCGGTGACGTCCGTCGCGCGAAGCTCTACTACCTGCGCGAGCTGCGCGGCAAGAAGGCCAAGATCAAGGAGAAGCGCTGA
- a CDS encoding serine hydrolase: MHRQPSKLLMVTAAAAAVVTVAAGCEARVYGNPPPNPEAPQLTVVAPLGDMAPLPEAPPDQPPRTFLGLADRERLATAEAAEAGADVTAAVLDRNTGELITNGSNETIAIASVVKLFIADDLLLQVAKGQTELSPADRKMLDVMLRSSDDSAAEVFWNRSGGSAIINRVVARYGLGSTRPPSNGRWFNTISTVTDLVRYYDMMLAGTGGLPSEQASIILSNLAASTPTAPDGMVPGGVYPQRFGIPEGLPGEPVAVKQGWMCCVRGDWMHLSTGVVGRDRRYVVAISSMQPAGADEARQTITQAVKTMFPEGRI; this comes from the coding sequence ATGCACCGGCAGCCGTCGAAGCTGCTGATGGTCACGGCCGCAGCCGCAGCCGTGGTCACGGTGGCGGCGGGTTGCGAGGCGAGGGTCTACGGAAACCCGCCACCCAACCCCGAGGCGCCACAACTGACCGTGGTCGCACCGCTGGGCGACATGGCACCGTTGCCCGAGGCTCCCCCCGACCAGCCACCCCGGACGTTCCTCGGCCTGGCCGACCGCGAGCGCCTGGCCACCGCTGAGGCCGCAGAGGCAGGCGCCGACGTCACCGCCGCGGTCCTCGACCGCAACACCGGTGAACTGATCACCAACGGCAGCAACGAGACCATCGCCATCGCGTCGGTGGTCAAGCTCTTCATCGCCGACGACCTGCTGCTGCAGGTGGCCAAGGGGCAGACCGAACTGTCGCCCGCCGACCGCAAGATGCTCGACGTCATGCTGCGGTCGTCCGACGACAGCGCGGCCGAGGTGTTCTGGAATCGCAGCGGCGGCAGCGCGATCATCAACCGCGTCGTCGCGCGCTACGGGCTCGGTTCGACGCGACCGCCGAGCAACGGCCGGTGGTTCAACACGATCAGCACGGTGACCGACCTGGTGCGCTACTACGACATGATGCTGGCGGGCACGGGCGGGCTGCCGTCGGAGCAGGCGAGCATCATCCTGTCCAACCTGGCGGCGTCGACGCCGACCGCTCCCGACGGCATGGTGCCCGGCGGCGTGTACCCGCAGCGCTTCGGCATCCCCGAGGGCCTGCCCGGTGAACCCGTCGCGGTCAAGCAGGGCTGGATGTGCTGCGTGCGCGGCGACTGGATGCACCTGTCCACCGGTGTGGTCGGCCGGGACCGGCGCTACGTCGTCGCGATCAGCTCGATGCAGCCCGCAGGCGCGGACGAGGCGCGTCAGACCATCACCCAGGCGGTCAAGACGATGTTCCCCGAGGGCCGGATCTAA
- the trmD gene encoding tRNA (guanosine(37)-N1)-methyltransferase TrmD has protein sequence MRVDVITIFPDYLAPLRQSLPGRAIESGRVHLGVHDLRGWTHDVHRSVDDSPYGGGPGMVMRAPVWGAALDEICTAESLLVVPTPAGRLFSQATAQRWSTEQHLVFACGRYEGIDQRVADDAARRMRVEEVSIGDYVLNGGESAALVMIEAVVRLLPEVIGNPASHQQDSHSDGLLEGPSYTRPASWRGLDVPPVLLSGDHAKIEAWRREQSLERTRERRPDLLG, from the coding sequence GTGCGCGTCGACGTCATCACGATCTTCCCCGACTACCTCGCGCCGCTGCGACAGTCGCTGCCCGGCAGGGCCATCGAGTCCGGCCGGGTGCACTTGGGCGTGCACGACCTGCGCGGGTGGACCCACGACGTGCACCGTTCGGTCGACGACTCCCCGTACGGGGGAGGGCCCGGCATGGTGATGAGGGCGCCGGTGTGGGGTGCCGCTCTCGACGAGATTTGTACTGCCGAATCGCTTCTCGTCGTTCCGACGCCCGCGGGCCGGCTGTTCAGCCAGGCGACCGCGCAGCGGTGGAGCACCGAGCAGCACCTGGTGTTCGCCTGCGGCCGCTACGAGGGCATCGATCAGCGCGTCGCCGACGACGCCGCGCGGCGCATGCGGGTCGAGGAGGTGTCGATCGGCGACTACGTCCTCAACGGCGGCGAGTCCGCGGCCCTGGTCATGATCGAGGCCGTCGTCCGGCTGCTGCCCGAGGTCATCGGGAATCCGGCCTCGCACCAACAGGATTCGCATTCCGACGGACTGCTCGAAGGGCCGAGTTACACCCGGCCTGCCAGCTGGCGGGGGCTCGACGTGCCGCCGGTGTTGCTCTCGGGCGACCACGCGAAGATCGAGGCGTGGCGGCGGGAACAGTCGCTGGAGCGCACCAGGGAGCGCCGACCGGACCTGCTCGGTTAG
- the rimM gene encoding ribosome maturation factor RimM (Essential for efficient processing of 16S rRNA), whose product MDLVVGRVAKAHGVTGEVVVDVRTDDPDTRFAPGITLRGKVGRNGPERPFVVESVRDHAGRLLVRLEGVADRNAADALRGTLFLVDTADLPPIDDPDEFYDHELEGLRVRTVAGADVGVVAEVLHTAAGELLSVKTDEGAEVLVPFVGAIVTSVSRQDRLIEIDPPDGLLNIEDL is encoded by the coding sequence ATGGACCTCGTGGTCGGGCGGGTCGCCAAGGCTCACGGCGTGACCGGTGAGGTGGTGGTCGACGTTCGCACCGACGACCCCGACACCCGGTTCGCTCCGGGAATCACGCTGCGCGGCAAGGTGGGTCGCAACGGACCCGAGCGGCCGTTCGTCGTCGAGTCCGTGCGCGACCACGCGGGTCGGCTGCTGGTGCGCCTGGAGGGCGTCGCCGATCGCAACGCCGCAGACGCGTTGCGCGGCACGCTGTTCCTGGTCGACACCGCCGACCTACCGCCCATCGACGACCCCGACGAGTTCTACGACCACGAACTCGAGGGGCTGCGGGTGCGTACGGTCGCCGGAGCCGACGTCGGCGTCGTCGCCGAGGTCCTGCACACCGCAGCGGGGGAGCTGTTGTCGGTCAAGACCGACGAGGGCGCCGAGGTGCTGGTGCCCTTCGTCGGGGCGATCGTGACGTCGGTGTCGCGGCAGGACCGGCTGATCGAGATCGACCCGCCGGACGGTCTGCTGAACATCGAAGACCTGTAG
- a CDS encoding RNA-binding protein has product MSTVVVDAVEHLVRGIVDNPDDVRVDLVTNRRGRTVEVHVHPDDLGKVIGRGGRTATALRTLVAGIGGRGIRVDVVDTDQ; this is encoded by the coding sequence ATGAGCACTGTCGTCGTCGACGCCGTCGAGCACCTGGTGCGCGGAATCGTCGACAACCCGGATGACGTTCGCGTCGACCTCGTGACCAACCGCCGCGGCCGGACCGTCGAGGTGCACGTGCACCCCGACGATCTGGGCAAGGTGATCGGTCGCGGCGGTCGTACCGCGACGGCGCTGCGCACCCTGGTCGCCGGCATCGGCGGTCGCGGTATCCGCGTCGACGTGGTGGACACCGACCAGTAA
- the rpsP gene encoding 30S ribosomal protein S16 yields the protein MAVKIKLARFGKIRNPQYRISVADARNRRDGRAIEVIGKYHPKEEPSLIEIDSERAQYWLSVGAQPTEPVLALLKITGDWQKFKGLPGAEGTLRVKEPKASKLDLFNAALAAADDAPTGAATTPKKKKAPAAKAEADTPVTADEAPVTAGETPEAAAEAAEADAPAAE from the coding sequence ATGGCTGTCAAGATCAAGCTCGCCCGCTTCGGCAAGATCCGCAACCCCCAGTACCGCATCTCGGTCGCCGACGCGCGCAACCGTCGCGACGGACGCGCCATCGAGGTCATCGGCAAGTACCACCCGAAGGAAGAGCCGAGCCTCATCGAGATCGACTCCGAGCGCGCGCAGTACTGGCTGAGCGTCGGCGCGCAGCCGACCGAGCCCGTGCTGGCCCTGCTGAAGATCACCGGTGACTGGCAGAAGTTCAAGGGCCTCCCGGGCGCCGAGGGCACCCTGCGGGTCAAGGAGCCCAAGGCCAGCAAGCTCGACCTGTTCAACGCCGCTCTGGCCGCCGCGGACGACGCGCCCACCGGCGCTGCCACCACGCCGAAGAAGAAGAAGGCTCCGGCCGCCAAGGCCGAGGCCGACACCCCTGTGACCGCTGATGAGGCGCCCGTCACCGCGGGTGAGACGCCTGAGGCCGCCGCCGAGGCCGCCGAGGCCGACGCACCCGCTGCCGAATGA
- a CDS encoding nuclear transport factor 2 family protein — translation MLSLEEISDRLEIQQLLVDYSTAIDNRRFDDLDHVFTPDAYIDYRAMGGIDGTFGDVKKWLAEVLPNFPAYSHLIGNYDVKITRDATAVTAKSRIICFNPMMLGGSPEAPGRIMFCGLWYDDEFVRTEQGWRMTRRVETKCFDKIV, via the coding sequence GTGCTGAGCCTCGAAGAGATCTCCGACCGCCTCGAAATCCAGCAGCTGCTGGTTGACTACTCGACGGCGATCGACAACCGGCGGTTCGACGACCTCGACCACGTGTTCACCCCGGACGCCTACATCGACTACCGCGCGATGGGCGGCATCGACGGCACGTTCGGCGACGTGAAGAAGTGGCTGGCCGAGGTGCTGCCGAACTTCCCGGCGTACTCCCACCTGATCGGGAACTACGACGTGAAGATCACGCGCGACGCCACTGCGGTCACCGCAAAGTCGCGCATCATCTGCTTCAACCCGATGATGCTGGGTGGTTCGCCCGAGGCGCCGGGGCGGATCATGTTCTGCGGGCTCTGGTACGACGACGAGTTCGTGCGCACCGAGCAGGGCTGGCGGATGACGCGGCGCGTCGAGACCAAGTGCTTCGACAAGATCGTCTGA
- a CDS encoding osmoprotectant NAGGN system M42 family peptidase: protein MSEIAAMPVDDRTWMVDTLLALLQTPSPSGRTDAVMQLIGDILDGLGVPFTLTRRGALTAELPGESDTIDRALVVHADTIGCMVRDLKDNGRLELVPVGTFSARFAAGARVRIFGGDPDAFITGTVMPLKASGHAFGDEIDTQPTDWEHVEVRVDRKVSSRADLQRLGLNVGDFVAFITSPELTEDGFIVSRHLDGKAGVAVALALARTVAQKEMVLPHRTTIMVTITEEVGHGASHGLPPDVAELISVDNAVCAPGQHSIEDGVTIPMADLHGPFDYHLTRKLCRLAEDHGIPHARDVFRYYRSDAAAAIEAGAGTRAALVGFGLDGSHGWERTHLQSLEATYNLLNCWMQTPLTFGSWDAHPSGKLRDFPSSKQPAPSEQWVPLSRGDFTEPGEWSGEQWPPAEGPQA from the coding sequence GTGTCCGAAATCGCGGCCATGCCCGTGGACGACCGAACGTGGATGGTCGACACGCTGCTGGCGCTGCTGCAGACCCCGAGCCCGTCGGGTCGCACGGACGCGGTGATGCAGTTGATCGGCGACATCCTCGACGGCCTCGGCGTGCCGTTCACGCTGACCCGGCGTGGAGCGCTGACCGCTGAGCTGCCGGGCGAGTCGGACACCATCGACCGTGCGCTGGTCGTGCACGCCGACACCATCGGCTGCATGGTCCGCGACCTGAAGGACAACGGCCGCCTCGAACTCGTGCCGGTCGGCACGTTCTCGGCGCGGTTCGCAGCAGGCGCACGCGTCCGCATCTTCGGCGGCGATCCCGACGCGTTCATCACCGGAACGGTCATGCCGCTCAAGGCGAGTGGGCACGCGTTCGGCGACGAGATCGACACCCAGCCCACCGACTGGGAGCACGTCGAGGTGCGCGTCGACCGCAAGGTGTCCTCGCGCGCGGATCTGCAGCGCCTCGGCCTGAACGTCGGCGACTTCGTCGCGTTCATCACCAGCCCCGAACTCACCGAGGACGGGTTCATCGTGTCCCGCCACCTCGATGGCAAGGCCGGTGTCGCGGTGGCGCTCGCGCTCGCCCGCACCGTCGCCCAGAAGGAGATGGTGCTGCCGCACCGCACCACGATCATGGTCACGATCACCGAAGAGGTCGGCCACGGCGCCAGCCACGGTCTGCCGCCGGACGTCGCCGAACTCATCTCGGTGGACAACGCGGTGTGCGCGCCAGGGCAGCACTCCATCGAGGACGGCGTGACGATCCCGATGGCCGATCTACACGGCCCGTTCGACTACCACCTCACCCGCAAGCTGTGCCGCCTCGCCGAGGACCACGGCATCCCGCACGCGCGGGACGTGTTCCGCTACTACCGCTCCGACGCCGCGGCCGCGATCGAGGCAGGGGCTGGCACCCGTGCGGCGCTGGTGGGCTTCGGGCTCGACGGCAGCCACGGGTGGGAGCGCACGCACCTGCAGTCGCTGGAGGCGACCTACAACCTGCTGAACTGCTGGATGCAGACGCCGCTGACCTTCGGCAGTTGGGACGCCCACCCGTCGGGCAAGCTGCGCGACTTCCCGTCGTCGAAGCAGCCCGCGCCCAGCGAGCAGTGGGTGCCGCTGTCGCGCGGCGACTTCACCGAGCCGGGCGAGTGGTCGGGTGAGCAGTGGCCGCCTGCCGAGGGTCCGCAGGCCTGA
- the ngg gene encoding N-acetylglutaminylglutamine synthetase encodes MTSQTADQTEPTQGVVQDLGWGRLVFGQTFADPQEFGNALRGEASGRRDIGMYLDAPHVFVALHPHEFFIDPSFTYRLTFDRPGDYRPADVTGVSVRNVTSLEDCAAINHIYVQCRMVPADVDLMWRNAESEPHMVYLVATDDETGAVIGTVTGIDHRMLFDDEENGSSLWCLAVDPTVSRPGVGGLLVRSLVEEFVRRGRSQMDLSVLHDNEGAIALYERMGFERVPPLGIKRKNAINEKLFAPVQEEEGLAELNPYARIIADEAIMRGIAVEVLDGKGGYLRLTHGGTSIVTRESLSELTNAVAMSRCDDKRVARKVVSDAGIRVPRGRTATFDREDYEFMREVGSVVVKPARGEQGAGITVGVSKPDDLDRAIEWAAKHCPDVIVEERCEGEDLRLVVINGKVVAAAVRRPPEVVGSGTHTIRQLIEAQSRRRSAATHGESVIPVDALTEDTVQEAGWKLDDILPTNERLVVRRTANLHTGGTIVDVTDDINPKLAKVAVDAADAIGIPVTGIDLMVPDIGEDEYVFIEANERPGLANHEPRPTAQAFVDLLFPRTAATPWAWQPGPVEQT; translated from the coding sequence AGACAGCCGACCAGACAGAGCCCACCCAGGGCGTCGTCCAGGACCTGGGCTGGGGGCGGCTGGTGTTCGGCCAGACGTTCGCCGACCCCCAGGAGTTCGGCAACGCGTTGCGTGGGGAGGCGAGCGGCCGGCGCGACATCGGGATGTACCTCGACGCGCCGCACGTGTTCGTCGCGCTGCACCCACACGAGTTCTTCATCGACCCCAGCTTCACCTACCGGCTGACCTTCGACCGTCCGGGCGACTATCGCCCCGCGGACGTCACGGGGGTGTCGGTGCGCAACGTCACCTCGCTCGAGGACTGCGCGGCCATCAACCACATCTACGTGCAGTGCCGCATGGTGCCCGCGGACGTCGACCTGATGTGGCGCAACGCCGAGTCCGAACCGCACATGGTCTACCTGGTCGCCACCGACGACGAGACGGGTGCCGTGATCGGCACCGTCACCGGAATCGACCACCGAATGCTGTTCGACGACGAGGAGAACGGCTCGAGCCTGTGGTGTCTGGCCGTCGATCCGACGGTGTCGCGGCCGGGCGTCGGTGGCCTGCTGGTGCGCTCGCTGGTCGAGGAGTTCGTCCGCCGCGGCCGGTCGCAGATGGACCTGTCGGTCCTGCATGACAACGAGGGCGCCATCGCGCTGTACGAGCGGATGGGGTTCGAGCGGGTGCCGCCACTGGGCATCAAGCGCAAGAACGCCATCAACGAGAAGTTGTTCGCCCCGGTCCAGGAGGAGGAGGGTCTCGCCGAACTCAACCCCTATGCGCGGATCATCGCCGACGAGGCGATCATGCGCGGCATCGCCGTCGAGGTACTCGACGGCAAGGGCGGGTACCTGCGGCTCACGCACGGCGGCACCAGCATCGTGACCCGAGAGTCGTTGTCGGAGTTGACCAATGCCGTCGCGATGAGCCGTTGCGACGACAAGCGCGTGGCACGCAAGGTGGTGTCGGACGCAGGCATCCGGGTGCCGCGCGGACGTACGGCCACCTTCGACCGCGAGGACTACGAGTTCATGCGCGAGGTCGGGTCGGTCGTGGTCAAGCCCGCACGGGGTGAGCAGGGCGCCGGGATCACCGTGGGTGTGAGCAAGCCCGACGACCTCGACCGCGCGATCGAGTGGGCGGCCAAGCACTGCCCGGACGTCATCGTCGAGGAGCGGTGCGAGGGCGAGGACCTGCGTCTGGTCGTCATCAACGGCAAGGTGGTCGCCGCGGCGGTCAGGCGGCCGCCTGAGGTCGTGGGCAGCGGTACGCACACCATCCGGCAGCTGATCGAGGCGCAGAGCCGCAGACGGTCGGCCGCCACGCACGGCGAGTCGGTCATCCCGGTCGACGCGCTGACCGAGGACACCGTGCAGGAAGCCGGCTGGAAGCTCGACGACATCCTGCCCACCAACGAACGCCTGGTGGTGCGTCGCACTGCCAACCTGCACACCGGCGGCACGATCGTCGACGTCACCGACGACATCAACCCGAAGCTGGCCAAGGTCGCCGTCGACGCCGCCGACGCCATCGGGATCCCGGTCACCGGAATCGATCTCATGGTGCCCGACATCGGGGAGGACGAGTACGTCTTCATCGAGGCCAACGAGCGGCCGGGCCTGGCCAACCACGAGCCCCGCCCCACTGCGCAGGCGTTCGTGGACCTGCTATTCCCGAGGACCGCAGCGACGCCGTGGGCGTGGCAACCGGGCCCCGTGGAGCAGACCTAG